In Gambusia affinis linkage group LG08, SWU_Gaff_1.0, whole genome shotgun sequence, a single window of DNA contains:
- the fbxo31 gene encoding F-box only protein 31 isoform X2, with amino-acid sequence MAVCARLCGVGQSRRCRRRQRNDQQDQGSDSDMDEEEEERIVGQRRSDAGSCGGPGRVAAAAATAEPSDACEYGSGHNANRGGSNTGPPHPESLMELPPELLVEIFSLLPGTVLPNVALVCKKFRQILNTETIWRRRCAEEFGMREDLRKMEATGVSGQDLYVKLLHPYRHILGLWQPDIGPYGGLLNVVVDGLFIIGWMYLPPHDPRVEDPMRRRPLFRIHLLESKKATVECMYGHKGPHKGDIQTVKKDEFSTKCNQTDHHRMPGGRQEEFRTWLEEEWGRTLEEIFHEHMQELILMKFIYTSQYDNCLTYRRIYLPPLMPSDLLQPGLFKGTYGSHGLEIVMLSFHEMSARATKLTGDPNVPAGQLTLDVDLSQPVDLPELDQQRNIDVLSRIILGIHEKVQREVEQPASDTSACVGHAEEEADDAAAEATEVDHGACGDACQSGPSGSSSSPEAQPFVLPLGVMARNEVYPRTCRKCFYGTGLIAGHGFTSPERTPGLFVLFDKDRFGFIWLELKSFSLYSRLTDHLPHAHAPSMERFEAMLRNMQSWTS; translated from the exons ATGGCTGTTTGTGCCAGGCTTTGCGGAGTCGGACAGTCCCGAAGGTGCCGGAGACGACAGAGGAACGACCAGCAGGACCAAGGGAGCGATTCTGACATGGacgaggaagaagaggagaggatCGTAGGCCAGCGGAGAAGCGACGCAGGTAGCTGTGGAGGCCCCGGGCGCGTCGCCGCGGCCGCAGCCACTGCAGAGCCAAGTGACGCTTGTGAATATGGAAGCGGTCATAACGCCAACAGAGGAGGCTCAAACACTGGACCTCCTCACCCAGAGTCATTAATGGAATTACCCCCGGAGCTCTTAGTGGAAATATTCTCTTTGCTTCCTGGAACAGTGTTGCCAAATGTCGCACTGGTATGCAAAAAATTCAGACAAATTCTCAACACGGAAACCATATGGAGAAGACGGTGCGCGGAAG agttCGGCATGAGGGAAGACCTGAGGAAGATGGAAGCGACTGGAGTATCTGGCCAAGATCTCTACGTTAAAC TGCTTCACCCATATAGGCACATTCTAGGGCTTTGGCAGCCTGACATCGGACCTTATGGTGGATTACTCAACGTCGTG GTGGATGGGTTATTCATTATTGGTTGGATGTATCTGCCTCCTCATGATCCCCGGGTGGAAGATCCAATGAGAAGGCGACCGCTTTTCCGCATTCACTTGCTGGAAAGCAAAAAAGCCACTGTGGAGTGTATGTATGGACACAAAGGTCCCCATAAGGGAGACATACAG aCGGTAAAGAAAGAtgaattttccacaaaatgtaaCCAGACCGATCATCACCGCATGCCAGGAGGCAGACAGGAG GAATTTAGGACTTGGTTGGAGGAAGAATGGGGTCGCACACTGGAAGAGATCTTCCATGAACACATGCAGGAGCTCATTCTGATGAAGTTCATTTACACCAGTCAATATGA CAACTGCTTGACATACAGGCGGATCTACCTGCCTCCTTTGATGCCTTCAGATCTGCTGCAGCCAGGCTTATTCAAAGGCACATATGGAAGTCATGGCTTGGAGATTGTCATGCTCAGTTTCCATGAGATGTCTGCAAGAGCCACTAAGCTCACT GGAGACCCAAACGTTCCTGCAGGGCAACTCACACTGGATGTTGACCTGAGTCAGCCTGTAGACCTCCCAGAATTGGACCAACAGCGCAACATAGATGTGCTGTCACGGATTATATTGGGAATACATGAAAAAGTACAAAGGGAGGTGGAACAGCCAGCCAGCGACACCTCTGCTTGTGTCGGACATGCAGAGGAGGAAGcagatgatgctgctgctgaagcaACGGAGGTCGACCACGGTGCCTGTGGAGACGCATGCCAGTCTGGCCCCAGCGGTAGTAGCTCTTCTCCTGAGGCTCAGCCCTTTGTTTTGCCTTTAGGGGTCATGGCTCGCAATGAGGTGTACCCTCGCACCTGCAGGAAATG CTTCTATGGAACAGGTCTGATTGCTGGACACGGCTTCACGAGTCCAGAGCGCACGCCGGGGCTCTTCGTGCTGTTCGACAAGGACCGTTTTGGTTTCATCTGGCTGGAGTTGAAATCTTTCAGCCTGTACAGTCGGCTGACGGACCACCTGCCCCATGCCCACGCACCGAGCATGGAGCGCTTTGAGGCTATGTTGCGCAACATGCAGTCTTGGACATCCTGA
- the fbxo31 gene encoding F-box only protein 31 isoform X1 has translation MAVCARLCGVGQSRRCRRRQRNDQQDQGSDSDMDEEEEERIVGQRRSDAGSCGGPGRVAAAAATAEPSDACEYGSGHNANRGGSNTGPPHPESLMELPPELLVEIFSLLPGTVLPNVALVCKKFRQILNTETIWRRRCAEEFGMREDLRKMEATGVSGQDLYVKRVIPRVKSGRFMKLLPDYEHMDYKDVYTHLLHPYRHILGLWQPDIGPYGGLLNVVVDGLFIIGWMYLPPHDPRVEDPMRRRPLFRIHLLESKKATVECMYGHKGPHKGDIQTVKKDEFSTKCNQTDHHRMPGGRQEEFRTWLEEEWGRTLEEIFHEHMQELILMKFIYTSQYDNCLTYRRIYLPPLMPSDLLQPGLFKGTYGSHGLEIVMLSFHEMSARATKLTGDPNVPAGQLTLDVDLSQPVDLPELDQQRNIDVLSRIILGIHEKVQREVEQPASDTSACVGHAEEEADDAAAEATEVDHGACGDACQSGPSGSSSSPEAQPFVLPLGVMARNEVYPRTCRKCFYGTGLIAGHGFTSPERTPGLFVLFDKDRFGFIWLELKSFSLYSRLTDHLPHAHAPSMERFEAMLRNMQSWTS, from the exons ATGGCTGTTTGTGCCAGGCTTTGCGGAGTCGGACAGTCCCGAAGGTGCCGGAGACGACAGAGGAACGACCAGCAGGACCAAGGGAGCGATTCTGACATGGacgaggaagaagaggagaggatCGTAGGCCAGCGGAGAAGCGACGCAGGTAGCTGTGGAGGCCCCGGGCGCGTCGCCGCGGCCGCAGCCACTGCAGAGCCAAGTGACGCTTGTGAATATGGAAGCGGTCATAACGCCAACAGAGGAGGCTCAAACACTGGACCTCCTCACCCAGAGTCATTAATGGAATTACCCCCGGAGCTCTTAGTGGAAATATTCTCTTTGCTTCCTGGAACAGTGTTGCCAAATGTCGCACTGGTATGCAAAAAATTCAGACAAATTCTCAACACGGAAACCATATGGAGAAGACGGTGCGCGGAAG agttCGGCATGAGGGAAGACCTGAGGAAGATGGAAGCGACTGGAGTATCTGGCCAAGATCTCTACGTTAAAC GTGTCATCCCGCGGGTGAAGTCTGGGCGCTTTATGAAGCTCTTACCTGACTACGAGCACATGGACTATAAAGACGTGTACACACACT TGCTTCACCCATATAGGCACATTCTAGGGCTTTGGCAGCCTGACATCGGACCTTATGGTGGATTACTCAACGTCGTG GTGGATGGGTTATTCATTATTGGTTGGATGTATCTGCCTCCTCATGATCCCCGGGTGGAAGATCCAATGAGAAGGCGACCGCTTTTCCGCATTCACTTGCTGGAAAGCAAAAAAGCCACTGTGGAGTGTATGTATGGACACAAAGGTCCCCATAAGGGAGACATACAG aCGGTAAAGAAAGAtgaattttccacaaaatgtaaCCAGACCGATCATCACCGCATGCCAGGAGGCAGACAGGAG GAATTTAGGACTTGGTTGGAGGAAGAATGGGGTCGCACACTGGAAGAGATCTTCCATGAACACATGCAGGAGCTCATTCTGATGAAGTTCATTTACACCAGTCAATATGA CAACTGCTTGACATACAGGCGGATCTACCTGCCTCCTTTGATGCCTTCAGATCTGCTGCAGCCAGGCTTATTCAAAGGCACATATGGAAGTCATGGCTTGGAGATTGTCATGCTCAGTTTCCATGAGATGTCTGCAAGAGCCACTAAGCTCACT GGAGACCCAAACGTTCCTGCAGGGCAACTCACACTGGATGTTGACCTGAGTCAGCCTGTAGACCTCCCAGAATTGGACCAACAGCGCAACATAGATGTGCTGTCACGGATTATATTGGGAATACATGAAAAAGTACAAAGGGAGGTGGAACAGCCAGCCAGCGACACCTCTGCTTGTGTCGGACATGCAGAGGAGGAAGcagatgatgctgctgctgaagcaACGGAGGTCGACCACGGTGCCTGTGGAGACGCATGCCAGTCTGGCCCCAGCGGTAGTAGCTCTTCTCCTGAGGCTCAGCCCTTTGTTTTGCCTTTAGGGGTCATGGCTCGCAATGAGGTGTACCCTCGCACCTGCAGGAAATG CTTCTATGGAACAGGTCTGATTGCTGGACACGGCTTCACGAGTCCAGAGCGCACGCCGGGGCTCTTCGTGCTGTTCGACAAGGACCGTTTTGGTTTCATCTGGCTGGAGTTGAAATCTTTCAGCCTGTACAGTCGGCTGACGGACCACCTGCCCCATGCCCACGCACCGAGCATGGAGCGCTTTGAGGCTATGTTGCGCAACATGCAGTCTTGGACATCCTGA